CCCGATGTCAATGCCAGTATCGATGGTTCCGATATTGTCTATCGCGATTATGTCAATATGGGCATTGCAGTGGGTACTGATCGCGGTCTTGTCGTGCCGGTTTTGAAGTCGGCAGAGCGCATGTCTTTTGCCACTATTGAGTCTGAAATTAAGCGCGTGGCGCTTTCTGCGCGAGAAGGCAAGTTGGGGTTGGATGAGTTGAGCGGGGGCACGTTTACAATTACCAATGGCGGGGTGTTTGGGTCGCTGTTGTCAACGCCTATTCTCAATCCGCCCCAGACGGGTATTTTGGGCATGCACGCGATTCAGAATCGGCCTATCGCCGTGGGGGATGAGGTGGTTGTTCGCCCGATGATGTATCTGGCATTGACTTATGATCATCGCCTGATTGACGGCCAGACTTCGGTTACATTCCTGGTTCGCGTAAAAGACTTGCTCGAAGATCCCGCGCGT
This region of Gemmatimonadota bacterium genomic DNA includes:
- a CDS encoding 2-oxo acid dehydrogenase subunit E2, coding for PDVNASIDGSDIVYRDYVNMGIAVGTDRGLVVPVLKSAERMSFATIESEIKRVALSAREGKLGLDELSGGTFTITNGGVFGSLLSTPILNPPQTGILGMHAIQNRPIAVGDEVVVRPMMYLALTYDHRLIDGQTSVTFLVRVKDLLEDPARMMLEV